The sequence AGTCATGGATAGTGTCCTGGAGCATAGCCGAAATAGCCATTTGCTGTATCAGTTATGTTCTTTAGAGGATAGCCAACGCCATCGGCACCAGCATACGGAACTGTATTGCCCCACCAATTAAAAGCTGTGTCTTTATATTGGacagcaaagaaaatgataatagCTGATAAAACCAAGCCCGTTGAAAAGCCTGCCGATAAAACATAATTATATTTCTCCCACAGATTTAAATGGTGTCTTTTCATGTAGTACTGGGAAATGTAACTAACAATCATACCAGAAGTGTAATACATCAGGTTATATGGAGGGCTCATATTAAGCATTCCACCTACAAATAACATTGGGTCAAAATATCTGGGATAAAACTTACCCCAGCGCTTCCAAACACCAAAAAATATGCCAATGCATGCGCCTATCAACCAACACCATTTAAATATTGGATAAATGtaattgaaaattctttttggcCCAATTGCACCCCAGACAACGGAAGCATTATAGTAGGTCACAGCATCAGGACAGGTGAATTTTGCGTTTTGATGAGGTGTGCAAAAGTCTTTGATATTGGAGATTTGCCAATTCAGAACACCTAGATTGACAAATATCTGAATGAAAACTATAACACATTGTCCCCTGAATAGCGCCATTGGCGGAATCTTACAATAATGCGCTATTTTTAAGTTAGAAACGTAATTATCTGCTTGGCCGTCGATGTTATAACCAAAAGCcttcaaaatcattatGGCGATTGGATTACCTGGTAAAGCGTACCCCATCACCATTTCAATTAGTAGATTCAAACCAAACGAATAACCAGTGGTTGCTTGAAGGATAGTAGTTGGaatcaagaaaacaaaattaaatcctaaacaaacaaaaagacCCCAAACTGGTGTATTTGTTGGGTAGTGCTCTACAACAGCTATTCCAACAACAAGTGAACCTATCAATATGGCAAAATACCACCAATCTGGAACTTCTTTATAGTTTTTCATGGCATTAGAATGTGGGTCATCATAATCGTCGAGCGCCCTGTAATCGCTTTTGAACATTGTGACCCAAGATTTAAGTTTTCTCATGGCCCACAAATTCAAAGCCCAATCTTTGAAAGCATTGAACAATAACTTTGAGTGTACAATAAACGACCATGTAATCATCAGAGGATATGCGCAAATGAAAGCACCATATGATACCAAATTTCCAGCACTATAGTATGGTGGCGAGTAgctttgatattttttcacatCTAGCTTATTGTCACTGTCTAATACCTCAGTAACTTTAAAGGAATGGCCAGTATTAGTATACAAAGAATTTGTGAATATTGGCAGGTATTGGCAACTCATATAATTACTATAGTATACTGCAATAACAATTAAAGCTGCTAATATGCAACCAAGATATTGTGTTAAGTATGACCAAAATGGGTAAACTAAAGGAGAATTAAACGAAATAACATTCCAGTCAAAAGATGAGATAGGATTAATCCCAAGACCAGTGACTCCTCCCGTGATGTTTGCGAGATTAATGTTACTTGGCTTGATCCAGGTCATCCAATTGAAAGTGTTTAGAATATTAATAATGTAAGTGGGAAACCAGTTATAGATGAAcatgataaaaaaagtcaagaaaaagaatttataCCTGCTCATTCCAGATTCATGCTTTTCTTTACCCAATAGTGCCTTGTTGATAGCAATAGTTGGCATGACTGTTGGCCATAGTGCACGGGCTGGATAAACAACGAATTTTCTAAGGATGCCAGCAAATCCAAATCCAATAAATTGTACGGATAACGAAAGTAAAAATTGGTAGCCAAACGAGAAAGCAGAATGGTAAAAGAGTTTTTGCGTTAGAATATTGTAATGAGTATAGAACGCGCCTTGACAAATTGCATATAACAAGGTTGAAAACATTTGCTCTTTTTGGGTCCATGGTTTATCGATATTGATACCATACTTTCTGCCCCTGATGGTTATAGTCCAACAGGGGATAGTTTTAGCCCAAGCCTTACCACAGATATATAAAAACATTTGGATAATTGGAGTATTCAGTGAAATTGAAACCACCCTGTGTGAAAAAAACTCATTAAATCCTGAACCGATGACAGACCAAATTATTGCCAGAAAATATGCTCGGAATGTCTCCACTGGAATGGTGGGATCATCTTCTGGATCAACAACAGCTCTAACCTCTTGGTAAGGCGAATGAAATTTAATAGCAGAAGCAAATGCTCTAATGTCAAAGCTATCATATTCATCTATCCCCTCTTTTGAATCCAAGTCCTCCAAGTCAACCAATCTCTTCCACTCCTCATATTGATCGTGTGGAATGTTCTCATCATCCTTGAAATAGATGATAGAGTCTTTTAGTATTTTGAAGGAATCCTCAAGTGTCAATTCAGgcatttttttgaggatATACGCAACGTCTTCCGGAATATCATAAAGAGTGCGATTTTCATAACCCAGCTTCTTCATAAAGTGCAGTATCTGTTCATCCGTATACCACTGAGAAAAGTCTGATGAATGATTTGAAAGCCTCTCAGAATACTCAGCACCCTCGGCGTAATCAACAGTACCTTTTGTGGATACCTTCTCATCAATTATAACTTTATCTTTGACTGTTTCACTCATAATTTCTAATAATTCAACAGCAATATTGCGTATAACAAACCCTACTAGTTGTAGAATAAGCTAATATGTTCGTTTCTGctattaaaaaaatgccGCCGTTGTTTAGACGTTCAATGTATGATTGTAAGTGTTtcaaatattattttttgggATGTTTCGATAGGAATGAATATAAGTAACAACTGACTTGAGACATGACTTAAGTTTACACAGGATAGTGTTCCATTCCcatttataaatttttttgaagcGAGAAGAAACCTAGCAAGTTGatatcaatattttttttaatgttaCTTATCTTCATTGCTAATAATTCGTGAAatgattgaaaatttccaatCCATGAACATTCAGAAGTAAGATAACAGCGTCCAATTGTAAAAGAAcgctattattattgtagATAAGAGAATAAACTTAAATAATCGAAGGTGTTACGAATCTTCATAAAACCCAATGGGCTGATATTGACAACCGCAATGGCGATTCACGTGTTCGGTAACCACAACAGGGGCCAAGAGGAAAACAAACTACATcaatttttgcaaaaggTTAACAACGAAATGTGGgattattgaaaattataACGAAGAAACTACGTCGGACAGCAACCCCCCGATTTTTGTCGGTTGCTTTTACTGACACCATGATGTGaaccaaattttcttttggtattCCTCGCATAGTGTTGACTTCTTTTACcatgataaaaataatgagaTAAGAAGTGTTGCAGTAATATTATGTGTCACACCAGCGTGGCTGCCATATTTGAGACGGATTCGTCCGGTGGATGTGATGGATCCGTTTAATGCTGATCTCTCCTGCATTTTTTGTGAAAAATCAGATATCAATTATTGGTCTATCTGCTTTTGCctgtttgtttttttttcattatagAGTTCCTCAGTGAGTGGGATTGATGATGCGCACGGCACAATTGAAGCATTTGCTTATCAAAACATAAATATCTCCGTACCCAAATAGGAAAAACGCGTTAATGCAAAGTTGACACGTTCAGTTACTATTTCctgaaataataatacagCCCACAAAAACCCACCAATGACGCTTTTGTTGCTGAATCAGACGTTAAGTGCTGCTGCCTCCTCTGTTCTGCGCCGCCGGTTGTCTCATTACCTTTTCTGCCTATGATGATTGTATTGCAAGGCCCGAGTGGTTGCGTATGCCACGTACGAAAAGTTGTTACCGTGCCGTCACATCCCCTGCAAAGAATGTGGTACGGCACACTCCTGCTAGCTTGAGGCCCTATTCCAATGGCAATTGAGATGCTGCTTTCTCCTCTTACAATGTATGTTGATGCTTCCACTAAAAGAGGGATGAGAGAATTCATTTGACTGTGCAGTCAAATCTGTGATCTTTCTATTCTTGCTTATCTATATTCTGCcctatttatttttagtaAAGTTTCGTATTTacatttttcatcataGATCGCACCAGCGCGTGGGGctctttcattatcatctCAACTAAATGACATACATTGCAAATACGTGAAATGAGCTGactcaaaaagaaatattctGAACTGTGAATACCAAACAAACTTAAAATAGCTGAAATTCACGTGTTGAATTACCGCATCGGTTAAGGAAAGGGAAAGTTTCTTCTCTAAATAAGGAGGAGCCTTTGCACATATGTAGATTATGTAAATACTatactctttttttgcttttagtACTTGGTATCCTACtaaatctttattttctttcgttagtgaaaaatatgaattgAAGGATCAGTTCCTTCAAAAaggtaagaaaagaaatggacCATTCGATTAATGCTGGCACCAACATTCCACAGCACGGAATACAATTTTTGGTGTCCTTTACTTCAAGATTTGTTACTACGTGCGGCTTAGAATAACTTCATTATTTATCTAAACGACCCATAATTTTCGATGCTAAAGTCTAAAGTTGAGCAGGTAAGTTTATTAAAAACgtctttttcattactgCTCTAGCGGGTAAAAGTCAATGACAGCAGACGCGGCAAGTTGTGACGCCTCATCGGATCCAAGAaacatttatttttgcGTGCACGAGTAATCTAGCGAAacaatttccaaaaaataaGTGAAAGAATATCTACTAATGCTTAGGATtaccaaattcaaaaataaccCTTTTAAAGTATAAACTTTGCATTTCAGAGATTCTCTGGCATGGCAAATATTACGAATAAGGAAAGCAAGGTAAGATATATTAGAAGGACCAAATTGTTAAAGAGACATCTAACAGGTGAGTTTGAAAAGTAATATATGGAAAGGATGGTAATACAGATTTAGCGCAAATAATAGTTGTATTATCAAATGAAATGTGAACTTTTTTATATGAAAGTCCATAGGGTAGACTACTGTCGCCATAATTTcgtagaagaagagaaattcATGATAGGCGTCAGCATTATTACAGGCGCGGGTCTTAAATTTATGGAACTATAATTGTTGTAATTAAGATGAGGCCAAGATTAGGTGGGTAATATGTTTCATGCTTTTTACTACTACTgcaagatttttttttccacaaAGTTTATTTGTTGGCATTTCTAGTTACGAAACTCTCGTTGCTAACATCATGTTAGTCTGACAAGTTACATATTCGTTTCGACGTCGCCATTCTACGCACTTAGGCCAAATAACACATCTCTTttacatttgaaattgcTACCATTTATTCCTGTTCGATCTTAAGATTGACTAAACCATAATCCGAGCCTAATATTCACGTTTAGGCGGGGGGTACTAAATCACAAAAAACAAGTGGCGAGCGAAGACCTTTTCAATTCTAATAACTCAGTTACACCCTCAACTTGTAATCAATGTACAAAACACAGTAAAATCGAAGATAAGAGATGTAAAACCATAGAGACAATTTGAAAACCTATAAACACACGTTTTATACTTTATCGTTATTACgaaaaatcaatttttgCTCGACCAAAAGCAGCCTTCGGACTGATATATCTAGGTCCGTTAGTTTAGTAGCTGTTGAGGTCATTGTAACCTCATGTACACCCTTAGGATCTTGAAGTTGCTGCTCTTTACTTCAGAGCATCTCTCATTTCGATGACTTcgcatttttttgaatactGCCTTCCCACTCCCATCTTTTACAGCTTCCTAACGATACTACGATACTACGATGCTACATATTACAGAGatacaaaataataactcttataagaaagaaaaataatatgtaTTGTACAAATTACACTATTAACGAACAAGAAATGGGCTCTAGTGGAAGAGTTAAATCACAGAGAAGGGGTTAAATATCTCTTTGAGTAAAAAGTTTAAAGAGCAAAgattatttgttttgtaaGAACCATTGCAGATAACTTTTCCTGTTTCTTACCTCCGAACAAATCCATGTCGCCCATATCACCAAACTTTGAACCATGACCATGTTGGAGGTACGCAATTATCTGTATCATTATAGATCAATTTAGTGCTCGGAAGTCAAGTGCACAATGAAAGTCATGCAAAAAGTTTGTGGCTTAGCATCTCGTGAGGATATGGAAGACTATATGGAAGGCTGCTCTGTTTAGTCACATGATTCTTTCCCAACTCTTTCGCCAGCTTGCGTGTTCTTTTTTACTCtagcaaaaaaatcgaGCCGGAGTTAATGACCGGAAATACACGGATTTCATATTAAAGTTTTTTGAGCAACACGTAAGGTAAAAGTCACAATCATGTTCACCTAAGTGATATCGTACGATAGTTGCGTATCTGTGCTAATACTCGCCGAAACGTAATCCTTTAAAAGTACCTTCGTATCATTGCATCATTAGAGACGCCTAATAGGAATGTTATAGGTGTATCCAAATCTCACCTTGAATGTGCTTGGCATAAGTATACAACTGTAGCATAAAGAACCCTCGTTTTACTTTCTCCGGCTTATGCAAAGTATAAGTTAATCCCTGCctagtttttttctcacCGTTTTTCGTAGTTTAAATCTGCAATGCAGATTtaaagtttttcttttctctagCAGCACTCGTGGAAgtaaaagattttttctttcaaattgcCTACACCGAAGGATGTGAACGATTGCCTTCTTGAACTCAAACTATGGAAGTCTTCGTATGATTTTAGATGATTTGTTTTGGC is a genomic window of Saccharomyces cerevisiae S288C chromosome XVI, complete sequence containing:
- the OPT2 gene encoding Opt2p (Oligopeptide transporter; localized to peroxisomes and affects glutathione redox homeostasis; also localizes to the plasma membrane (PM) and to the late Golgi, and has a role in maintenance of lipid asymmetry between the inner and outer leaflets of the PM; member of the OPT family, with potential orthologs in S. pombe and C. albicans; also plays a role in formation of mature vacuoles and in polarized cell growth), encoding MSETVKDKVIIDEKVSTKGTVDYAEGAEYSERLSNHSSDFSQWYTDEQILHFMKKLGYENRTLYDIPEDVAYILKKMPELTLEDSFKILKDSIIYFKDDENIPHDQYEEWKRLVDLEDLDSKEGIDEYDSFDIRAFASAIKFHSPYQEVRAVVDPEDDPTIPVETFRAYFLAIIWSVIGSGFNEFFSHRVVSISLNTPIIQMFLYICGKAWAKTIPCWTITIRGRKYGINIDKPWTQKEQMFSTLLYAICQGAFYTHYNILTQKLFYHSAFSFGYQFLLSLSVQFIGFGFAGILRKFVVYPARALWPTVMPTIAINKALLGKEKHESGMSRYKFFFLTFFIMFIYNWFPTYIINILNTFNWMTWIKPSNINLANITGGVTGLGINPISSFDWNVISFNSPLVYPFWSYLTQYLGCILAALIVIAVYYSNYMSCQYLPIFTNSLYTNTGHSFKVTEVLDSDNKLDVKKYQSYSPPYYSAGNLVSYGAFICAYPLMITWSFIVHSKLLFNAFKDWALNLWAMRKLKSWVTMFKSDYRALDDYDDPHSNAMKNYKEVPDWWYFAILIGSLVVGIAVVEHYPTNTPVWGLFVCLGFNFVFLIPTTILQATTGYSFGLNLLIEMVMGYALPGNPIAIMILKAFGYNIDGQADNYVSNLKIAHYCKIPPMALFRGQCVIVFIQIFVNLGVLNWQISNIKDFCTPHQNAKFTCPDAVTYYNASVVWGAIGPKRIFNYIYPIFKWCWLIGACIGIFFGVWKRWGKFYPRYFDPMLFVGGMLNMSPPYNLMYYTSGMIVSYISQYYMKRHHLNLWEKYNYVLSAGFSTGLVLSAIIIFFAVQYKDTAFNWWGNTVPYAGADGVGYPLKNITDTANGYFGYAPGHYP
- a CDS encoding uncharacterized protein (hypothetical protein; conserved across S. cerevisiae strains) translates to MNSLIPLLVEASTYIVRGESSISIAIGIGPQASRSVPYHILCRGCDGTVTTFRTWHTQPLGPCNTIIIGRKGNETTGGAEQRRQQHLTSDSATKASLVGFCGLYYYFRK